TCCGGGACCAGGCGCTGGCCGACGACCCGGCGGCGGCGGGCGCGCTGGGCGACCACCCGGCGTTCGCGGTGCTGGAGGAGCTGGTCGCCGAGGGCCGCACCGGCAAGTCCGGCGGGGCGGGGTTCTACGAGTACCCGGAGGGCGGCCGGAAGTTCCTGTGGCCGGGGCTCTCGCGCTACGCCGAGGCGGACGCGGGCGTGACGGAGAAGGACGTCGAGGACCGCCTGCTGTTCATCCAGTCGCTGGAGACCCTGCGGTGCCTGGACGAGGGCGTGCTGACGTCGGTCGGCGACGCGAACGTCGGCAGCGTCTTCGGCTTCGGCTTCGCGCCGTGGAGCGGCGGCACGGTGCAGTTCGTCAACTCCTACGGCCTGACGAGCTTCGTCGAGCGCGCGGACTACCTGGCCGACACCTACGGCGAGCGCTTCCGCCCGCCGGCCTCCCTCCGCGACCGCGCCGCCACCAACACCCCCTACTGACCCGCGAGTCGTAAGTCCAAGCCCCGCGAGTCGTAAACCCGGGCCCCGCGAGTCGTAAGTCCAAGCCCTCCGAGTTCCACGTTCGCGCACCGCGATCGATCGCGAACGTGGAACTCGCGGGGCGCGAACTTACGACTCGCGGAGCCTGGGTTTACGACACGTTGACGGTGGTGTGCCGGGTCGTGCCGTTCACGGTGACGGTGACGGTGACCCCGGCCGGGCGCAGTGCGGTCAGGGTGCCGGTGCGCGGGTCCAGGTGGGCCGCGTGCCAGGGGCGGAGGCCGGTCGGCGGGCCGACGTGCAGGTTCGGCGAACCCGACCAGTCCGCGCTGACCGGGTGGTCCACCGGGACCTGGCGGGACCCCTGGGTGACGGTGGCCGTGACCGGGACCGACGTGCCCACGCGGACGGCGGGCGGCGCGGTCAGGGTCAGCGCGTCCACGTGCGGGCGGACCTCGGCGGCGATCCAGTCGTCACCGGGGTGGCGGGCGCCGACGCCGAGCATGGTCCAGCCGGTGAACCCGCCGCGGCCCGCGTCACCGGCGGGGGCCTTGCCCGAGTTGCCGTTCACCAGGTACGGCACGCCGTCCACCCGCGAGGCGTGGAACAGGCCGACGTGCCCGCCGACGAACGCCGCGCCCTTGCCGGTGGTGCGCCGGAAGTCCGCCAGCCAGTCCTCCACCAGGTCGGCCTCCAGCCGGTCCGACAGCTGACTGCCCCTGGTGGGCGTCGGGTCGCGCGGCGGGTGGTGCTGCACCACGACGACCGAGCCGACCGCCGAGTGGTCGCGCAACGCCTCGCGCAGCAGCACGGCCTGCTCGAACCCGCCGCCGCGCAGGGTGCCGGTGGACGAGTCGAGCAGCACGAACCGCGTGCCCCGGTGGTCGAACACCCGGTGCGTGGCGCCGAACTCGCGGCGGAAGTTCTCGATCGTGCCCGGCCCCATGATCTCGTGGTTGCCCGGCGCGTAGTACCAGGGCAGCTCGTCGCCCAACTCCTCGGTGAGCACGCGCCGGGCCAGCGCGAGGTCCTCGGGCGACGCCTCGTCGACGAAGTCGCCCGCGATCACCAGGAAGTCCGGCCGCTGCGCCTTGACCTCGCGCAGCGTGCGCCGCGCGGCCCGCACCAGGGCGCTGTCCGGGTCGCGCGCCACGAACTGCGCGTCCGACAGCACGGCGAACCGCCACGGCCGGTCGGCGACGGTGCCGTCCGCCACGACCACCCGGTCCTCGACCGGCTCGGTGACGGGCAGCTCGACGCTCGGCGGCACCTTGGCCACGATGTCGTCCACGAGCACCTCCCCCGTGTACTGGCGGTCAGCGCTGGTCTCGATCGTGTAGAACCTGTTCACCCGCAGGGGGAACGCGAGCGCGGCGGGCACCGGCACCTCCAGGTACCGCCACCCCGTCCAGGTGATGTGCGGGCCGTACAGCGACCGGCTCTGGCCCGACGCGTCGGTGACGGTGAACGCCGTCCACTCGCCGCGGCCGTGGCCGTGGACCCACGCGCCGAGCGCCAGCGGCTGGCCGGGCACCTCGATCGGCGCGGGCGGGACGGCGTAGGCGGTGCGCGTGCCGGTCGACCGGGTGAAGTCGTAGGTCATCCGCAGGCCGGGACCGGTGCGCCCGGCCGCGGGTTCGACCCGGCCGGAACCGCGGGCCGACCCGAACGTCCAGGACGCCCCGTCGTCGAACCCGGCGACGAGCCGCTCCTCCAGGCCGACGGTGACGGGCACGCGCACCTCGTGCGCCCCGACGCGGGCCACGACCGTCGTGGCGCCCGGCGCGAGGGCGGTGACCGCCAGCCGGCCGTCCCGGGGCACGACCCGGACCACGGCCGGGTCGTGCTCCAGGACCAGGTCGGCGGGTTCGACCGGCGCGGTGAACCCGTCGCCGTCCCGGCCGACCACGCCGACCTCCCCGGTGGCGCCGACGTCGGGCAGGCTCAGCCGCGCGGTCGTCGCGGACAGGCCCGCGAGCGGTCCCAGCACGGTCAGCGCGACCTCGCCGGACACGCCGCCGCGCCGCGCGACCGCGGTGGTCGTGCCGGGCCGGGAGGCGCGGAACACGCCGTCGCCGCCCACCCGGCCCACGTCGGGCCGCGTCGTGCGCCACTCGTGCCGCTCGTCGCGCGCCGGGCCGTAGGTCTCGTCGTACCCCTCGGCGACCAGCGGCCTGGTCAGGCCGGGGAAGACGCGGTCGGGCCGGCCGCCGGGGACGGTGCCGTCGCCGGGCGCGTCGCGCGGGTCGAGGGCGGTGCCGACCCGGAACCCGGTCAGCTCGCCGCTGCCCTCCGGGGCGTACAGGGCCAGCCCGTTGGGCACGGGCCGCTCGCCGCCGTCGGACGGGCTGTTCTCCACGCTCACCGACTCGGCGCCGGGCCGGCGCGCCAGCAGCGTCGACGAGCCGCCGCCGTCGAGGTTGAGCGCGTTGTGCGCCCCCATCTCCTTGAGCACCGAGGCGACGTCCCGGAGGCTCAGGCCCGGCAGGTACGCCGACTGGCGGCCGTCCACGGTGAGCAGGAACATCCGCTCGCCGGCGGCGTCGAAGCCGACCGCGGTGCGGGGGTTGAGCGGGTCGTCGGGCGCGACCACGACGCCGTTCTCGACCAGCAGCTGGTTGCCGCCGACGGCGGCGCGCAGGGCGGTGCCGTCGGCGGCCTTCGCGGTGTGCTCCAAGGCGACCCGCTCGCCCACCTCCAGGGTTTTGAGCACGTCGGCGCCCGCCTCGCGGCCGACGAGGACGAAGCCGTCGGGCGGCACCGGGTCGTCGCCCGCGCGGTCGCGCAGCTCGGCGACGACGCCGCCGCGCACCACGACCTCGGTGACGCCGGTCGCGCCCCGCACGGCGCGCGCCCGGCTGTAGGAGCCCCACAGCGGGTCGAACACACCGATCCCGCCGTTCCGGACGAGGAGGTTGTTGAGCTGGTCGAGGCGGATCGTCGTGCCGTCGGCGCGGGTGACCCGGCCGTCGAAGAGGACCTCCATCACGCGGCCGACGCCCGCCGCGTCCACCCCGGCGGCGCGGCGGTGGTCCGCGTCGGGCGACTTGACCGTGCGGCCGCCCTGGACGCCCACGCCCCGCGGCGCGTCGGAGTTGTCGATGTCGAAGAAGTCGCCGTTGACGGCGGCGACCGCGCGGGTCCGGTCCGCCTGGGCGGACAGCGGTTCGGCGGCCGAGACGGCGCCGGGGTGCAGGTAGTCGACGCGGGTGCCGGCGGTCAGGTCGACGGTCAGCGCGTCGCCGCGCACCCAGCCGCCCACGTCACCGGGCTCGTACCAGTCGAAGGAGTCCAGGGTGACGCCGGGCGCGACCGGGCGGGTGCTGCGGGCGGTCTCGATCCGGCGGGCCGGGTCGACGGCGAGGGCGCGGCCGACCGGCGGTTCGAGCAGGTCCGGGGCGGACTCCGCCCGCGTCGACACCGGGGAGGTCGACACCGGGGAGGTCGACACCGGGGAGGTCGGTGCCGAGGCGACCGGGACGGGAGGGGCCGGCGGTGCGGCGTGGGCGTCGGGCAGGGGCAGGAGGAGGGCCGCGGCCAGGGAGGCGGCCACGGAAGCGGAGCGAGGACGTGGGGTCACGGGCACTCCCGCGGGGTGTGGTGACGAGTTTTCGCGATATCAGTGCACCGCGTTGGAGATTCGCCGGACACGTCCGTTCGGCCGCAGTTCCGCACCGGGTCAGCCGGCCCCGCCCCGGTAGGCGCCGGGGCTGGCGCCCGTCCAGCGCTTGAACGCCCGGTGGAAGGCGCTCGCCTCGGAGAAGCCCAGCCGCAGCGCCAGCTCCTCCACCGATTCGCCGCCCCGCACGAGGCTCGCCACCGCCTGGTCGCGCAGCAGCTGCTCGCGCACCTCGCGGAACGACGTGCCCTCGGCCGTCAGCCTGCGGCGCAGGGTCGGCGCGCTCACGCCGAGCCGCGCGGCGACGTTGTCCAGGCCCACCACCCCGCCGCCGAGCATCCGCCGGACCTGGCCGGACGCGTCCGCGCCGTAGTCGCGCCGGGACAGCAGCTCGGCGGGCGAGTTGCGCAGGAACCGCCGCAGCGCCGCCTCGTCCTGCACGACCGGCATCCGCAGGAACCGCGTGTCGAACGTGAGCGTCGTCGTGGGCGCGCCGAACCTCAGCGGCGCCCCGAAGATCAGGTGGTACTCCGCGCCGTGCGGCGGTTCGGGATAGGCCAGGTCGACGCCGCGCAGCGGGATGCGCCGCCCGATCAGCCACGACGAGAAGCGGTGCCACAGCACCAGCAGCGACTCGACCAGGAACCGGTCCGGGTCGTCCACGTCCTGCGCGGCCAGGGTGAACGCGGCGGCGCCGTCCCGCTCGCCCAGCGCCATCGCCGGCCGCACGTCGAACAGCCCGTAGAACGCGAGCCCGCGCCGCAGCGCGTCGTCCAGCGACGGGCAGTGCACCGCGAGCAGGCACATCGTGGCGAACGTGCCGCGCTTGCTCGGCCTCGGCCCCAGGCCCATGAACTCGTCGCCCAGCACGTCCCACAGGGCCCTGACCAGCGTGGAGTACTGCTCGGGCGTGACCCTGGCGCGCTCGTCGCCCAGCAGCGCCTCGCCGATCCCGGCGGGTCCGAGGAACTCCGCGGGGTCGTGACCGCGCCGAACGGCCCCGCGCAGCGCGGCGGTCACGTAGTGGATGGCGATGGTCCTGGTGAGCATCGCACCCAGTGTGCATCAGGTGCGGCGTGCGTCACGTCCGGGGACCGTGTGCGGCGGCGCGGCTCGGGGAGAGAGGTGCCGCGCCGCCGCCAACGGGTGGCCCACCCCAGTGAGCCGGCTCCTCGTCGGTGGGGCATCCGCCCGCCCACCCACGAGGGACGTTGTGCTGCCCATCACTCTATGTGGTCTAGACCAGATACGTCAATACGGCGAAAAGCCCAGAACCCGCCCGGGTCGCCGGGTTCGTGTTTCCGCGCGGTGTCACGACTGTTCCAGGGGTGCTACGGCGAACCCGGCGGAAAACCTCTCGCACCAGATCACGACGCTGCGGACGGCGTCCAAGGCCGTTCCGGCCGGCACTTCGTAGACCTGATCGCCCCGGTTCGCCCGCAATTTCCCCAGGTTCGTGAAACCGGAGCCGAACGCGGATTCCGGCGAGTCCGAGGGCTTGTCCGACAGGTACACGTACAGGTCCGGGCCGTCGCTGGTGTCCAGCGACTCGAACTGGACGGCGTGCCCGCCGCCCGGCAGCCGGACCAGCGTCGCGCTGCCCGTCGTGGCGTGCTCCAGCGAGCGGAACGGGCCGGAGGCCAGCGCCACCGGGCCCGCCGGCGTCGTGGTGGTCGGTGCCGACGCGGTGGACGCCGACGTGGTGGACGCCGACGTGGTGGACGCCGCCGACGTGGCCGGGGCCGTCGCGACCGGGACCAGGAGGGCCTCGTCGGCTGTCCGGTCCGTCCACAGCCGCCACGGCTGGAACAGCGCCACCCCCACGACGAGCCCCACCACCACGACACCGGCCACCACGGTCACGACCACGCGCTTGGACATCGTCCGCCTTCCTCGTCCGTCCCCGGTCGGGGACTCCCGACAAGCCTGGCGAATCGGGCGTCACCCGTGTCCGCGAATCGCCTTACGAAGTCCTGACGTCGCGCGGCGGCGTTGTTAGGGTCAGCCGGTGGACGAAAGGGCGGGGTTGGCGGTCGTGTGTGCGCTGATGCTCGGGTGCGCCCTGTTCGGCTCGTTCCCCAGCCCCGTGCCGCTGCTGTTCGCCATCGCGGCGGTCGGCGCGGCCAACGCCGCGTTCCCGCTGATGCGCACGTTCGGCTCCGCGCTGCTCGGCGGGGTGTCGGCGGCGAGCATCGGGTTGGCCCCGGTCCCGTTCGTCACCTGCTCGTCGGAGAAGTTCACCGAGGTGTTCACCTGTACGGGTGATTCGCCGACCTGGCACATGACCGGTGCGGTGCTGGTGGCGGGCCTGTCCGGGGCCGGGCTGGTGCTGGCGCGCGTGCTGGGCACGGCTGCGCTGGAGCGCAGGTTGGCGGCGCCGCGACGCGGGGAGCGCGGGGAACGCGGGTGACCGGGGCGGGCCCGGGGCCGCCGTCGCCGCTTCCGCCGGGCGGTACTGTTCTGCCGCTCGGCGTGTGCGGCACGGATGCGTTCTGAGGAGGACTGCGGTGCGGGTGCTGTGGGCGACGTGCGGCCTGGCCGTGGCGGCGTCGGCGCTGACGGGGGTCCTCATCGGCTTGTACATCGACGCGTCGGCCGGCGGCGCGGACGCCGACACCCCCTCCTCGACCTGGATCACCGGTCGCCCGTCGACCACCACGTCGTCGACGCCGAGCCTGGTGACCACCGACGCGGTGACCGCGCCGTCGAGCTCGACCACCACGACGACGGTGAGGACCACGACGACCACCACACCGGCACCGGTCGCGCCGCCACCGCCGCCCGTGGAGACCACCGAGGCGCCGCCGCCGGTGACCACGACCACGAAGACGCGCAGCACCGAGTGGCCGTGCAGCCCGCTCAACCCCCTGCCGCCGCCCTCCTGCCGGGACTGACGCCGGGCCGGCGGGACCGCCGGGATCGTCAACGGGCCCGAAACGCCCGCGTCCCCGATCGGCAACCTCGCCGCAGCAGCCTGGGCGCATGGAGCCCACACCGAAGACCTGGCGGCTGCGCGTCGAGCTCGACGACAGCCCCGGCGCGCTGGCCCGGATCACCACGAGGCTGGCCGACCGGGACTGCAACGTGCTGGCCCTGTCCGTGATCCCGGTGCCCGGAGGGGTGCTCGACGAGCTGGTCGTGCGGGGCGGCGACCCGGACCTGCTGCCCGCCGACCTGGTCGCGGCCGTGCGGGCCGAGGGCGGCCGGTGCGTCGGCATCACCCGGGCGGACGTGCGCGACCTGGTGGACGCGCCGACGGCGGCCCTGCGCGCGGCCGGCCACGCCGTGCGCGACCCCGGCACGCTGTGCGAGGCGCTGCGCGCCGTGCTGGCGGCCGACTCGGTGGTCGCCGTGCCCGACAGCGGCGTCGAGGACCCCGGCGAGAACTGCGCGCGACTCGTCGCGCGGGACGGCACGGTGGTCGTCGCCCGGCGCGGCTGGGCGCCGTTCACGCAGGTGGAGCTGGCGCGGGCGCGGGCGCTGCTGGACCTGCTGGCGGGCGGCGGCGTGGTCGCGCCGCAGCCGACCGCGCTGGTCACCGCGGACGGCATGGCCGTCGTGCTGCGGCCCGGCCGCACGGGTGACGAGGACGCGGTGGCCGCGCTGCACGCGCGCTGCTCGATGGGCACCCTGTTCAACCGGTACCACGCGGGGGTGCGGACCGTGCCCAGGCGCTGGCTGCACCGGCTGCTCAGCCCGCCGCGCGGCACCACGGTCGTCGCCCACTGCGCCGACCGGGTCATCGCGCTCGGCCAGCTGATCCCGATGTCCACTCCGGACAGCGCCGAGGTGTCGCTGCTGGTGGAGGACGCCTGGCAGGGGCGGGGAGTGGGGACGGCGCTGCTCGGCGCGCTGGCCCGCACCGCGCGTGCCGCCGGGTACGCGGAACTGGTCGGCTGGTGCCTGCCCGCGGAGACCGGGCTGGTGCGCACGGCGGCCCGCGCGGGCCTGGTCGCGTCGACCCGCCGGGAGGACGGCCTGCACCGCGTGTCGATCTCCGCGACCGGGGTGGGGATCGCCCGTCCGAGCGTGCGTGAGAGCGCTTCCCAACAGATCGCCTCGGGCTAAGCTGGACCTCGTACGGCGATCGTCGAGGAGTGGTGCTCGTGTCCGTCCAATCGCACAGCGCCCGGCCCACGCTGGAGGACGTAGCGGCGAAGGCTGGCGTTTCCCGTGCGACGGCGTCGCGGGTGCTCAACGCCTCACCCAGGGTGAGCCCGGAGGCGCACGAGGCGGTCACCGCGGCCGTGGTGGAGCTGGGCTACCAGCCCAACCACGCCGCGCGGGCCCTCGTGACCAGGCGGACCGGCGCGGTGGCGGTGGTGTTCTCCGAGCCGGAGCCGAAGATCTTCGACGACCCGCACTTCGCGTGGCTGATCCGCTCCGCGGCGCGCGCGCTCGCCGACGCCGACGTGCAGATGGTGCTGATGCTGGTGCACTCGCCGCAGGACCAGGCGCGCGCCGAGCGGTTCCTGGCCGGCGGGCACGTGGACGGCGCGCTGATGTTCGTCCCGCACAAGGGCGACCAGATCCTCCAGGCGACGCGCAAGCTGCCGCTGCCCGCCGTCTTCGCCGGCCGCCCGTGGGGCTCGCTGCGCGGCCTGCACCTGGTGGACCACGACAACGAGGGTGGCGGCCTGCTCGCCACCGAGCACCTGATCTCGATGGGGCGCGAGAAGATCGTGTCGGTGACGGGTCCGTTGGACGAGCACTCGGCGATGGACCGGCTCGCGGGCTGGCGGCTCGCGGTGGGCGCCGACGACGAGACCACGGAGCTGATGACCGAGGACGGCGGCTTCTCCCGCGAGGGCGGCAAGCGCGCCATGCAGGCGCTGCTGGCCCGGGTGCCCGACCTCGACGCCGCGTTCATCGCCTCCGACCACATGGCGGCGGGCGCGCTGGACGCGCTGCGCGAGGCGGGCAGGCGCGTGCCGGAGGACGTGGCGGTCGTCGGCTTCGACGACCACCCGATGATCGCGCCGCACACCACGCCCTCGCTGACCAGCGTGCGCCAGGACACGACCGCCCAGGTGCGGCACATGGTCACCCACCTGCTGCGGCTGCTGCGCGAGGAGCCGGTCAAGGCGCGGCGCGAGGTGCTGCCGACCACCCTGGTCAAGCGCGAGTCCGCGCCGTAGCGGGCCGGCCCCTCCCCTCGGAGGGCCCGGCCCGCCGGACCCGGCGTCACGCCACGTCGTACCCGGTCGCCGGCACGGCGTTCGCGCCCACCACGCGGGCGAGGGTGCGGCCGCTGCGCTTCACCGTGCGGACCTGCGTGGCGTAGTCCACGTGCACGATGCCGAACCGCTGGCTGTACCCGGCGGCCCACTCGAAGTTGTCCAGCAGCGACCACGCGAAGTACCCGCGCACGTCCACGCCCGCCTGCACCGCCCGGTGCACGGCGCGCAGGTGGTCGACCAGGTAGCGGGTCCGCTCGACGTCGTCCACCTCGCCGTCCACGACCTCGTCGGGGAACGCCGACCCGTTCTCGGTGACCACCAGCGGCACGTCGACGTCCCGGCCCAGGCGTTCCAGCAGGGCGGTGAACGACGACGCGTCCACCTCCCAGCCGAACCCGGTGACCTCCCCCCGCGCGGGCAGGAACTCCACCCCGCGCAGACCGGGGTGCGGGCCGCCGGGGACGAACGCCGGGTCGTCGGACAGCGCGACGCGGGTGGGGCTGTAGTAGTTGACGCCCATCCAGTCGATGGGCGCGGCGATCACGTCCAGGTCGCCCTCCCGCACCACCGCGGACCAGTCGCCCAGCCACGCGGTGTCGGCCAGCACGTCCTCCGGGTAGCCGCGCCCGGCCAGCGGGTCGAGGAACAGCCGGTTCTGGAGGCCGTCGACGCGGCGGGCCGCCTCGGGGTCGGAGTCCGGCGTCACCGAGCAGAAGTTCAGCACGATGGAGAGCCGGTGGTCGGCCGGCGCCTGCGCGCGCATCGCCTCCACCGCCAGGCCGTGGCCGAGCAGCAGGTGGTGCGCGGCCTCCAGCGCGCCCTTCGGGTCGACCACGCCGGGCGCGTGGACGCCGTCGGCGTACCCGAGGAACGCCGAGCACCACGGCTCGTTGAGCGTCGTCCACAGCTGCACCCGGTCGGCCAGGCGCTCGTGCACGAACGCCGCGTAGTCGGCGAACCGGTACGACGTGTCACGCGACCGCCACCCGCCCGCGTCCTCCAACGCCTGCGGCAGGTCCCAGTGGTAGAGCGTCGCGACCGGGCGCACGCCCCGGCCGAGCAGCTCGTCCACCAGGCGGTCGTAGAAGTCGAGCCCCCTCGGCTCGACGCGGCCGGCCCCGGTGGGCTGCACGCGCGGCCACGCGACGGAGAACCGGTAGGCGCCCAGGCCCAGCCCGGCCACCAGCTCCACGTCCGAGGCGTAGCGCCGGTAGTGGTCGCACGCCGGATCGCCCGTGTCGCCGCCCAGCACCGCGCCCGGGCGCGCCGCGAAGGTGTCCCAGATGGACGGTCCGCGCCCGTCCTCGGTGGTGGCGCCCTCGATCTGGAACGCCGCCGTCGCCGCGCCCCACAGGAAGTCCGGCGGGAAGCGCAGCAGGTCGACCTCGGTGGCCGGGTCGGTTGTCGTCATTCGAGTCCTCACCCCTTGACCGCGCCCTGCATGATCCCGCCGACGATCTGCCGCGCCAGCAGGAGGAAGATCGCCACGACCGGCAGCACCGCGAGCGACGCACCGGAGAGCATCAGCGAGTAGTCCGTGTAGTAGCCGCTCGCCAGCGTGGACAGCGCCACCTGCACGGTCGGGCTGTCGTTCGGGTCCAGCACGATCAGCGGCCAGAAGAAGTCGTTCCAGGCCGTCATGAACGTGAACATGCCCATCACCGCCGCCTGCGGCCGCACCGCCGGGAACGCGACGTGCCAGAACGTCCGCAGCACCGAGCACCCGTCCACCCGCGCGGCCTCGACCAGCTCGAACGGCACGGACTCCTCGCACGCCTGCCGCATCCAGAACACCGAGAACGCGCCGATCAGCGCGGGCACGATGACCGCCTGGAGCGTGCCGTACCAGTCGAGGTCCGACATCAGCATGTAGAGCGGGATCACGCCGAGCTGCGTGGGCACCATGGACGTGCCGACGACGACCAGGAACAGCGCGTTGCCGCCCCGGAACCGCAGCCGGGCGAACGCGAAGCCCGCGAGCGTGCCGAGCACGACGTTGCTGATCGCCACCGTGCCCGCGACGACCAGCGAGTTCTGCATGGCGAGCCAGAAGTCGACGGTGTCGAACACGCGGGCCAGGTTCTCGAACAGGTTGCCGCCCGGCACGAGCGACGGCACCGCCTCGCCGAGCGCCGAGTTGTCCTTGCTGGCGATGAGGAACGAGTAGTAGAGCGGGAAGACCGACGCGAGCAGCACCACGACCAGCACCGCGTAGGCGAGCGGTCCGGCCTTGGTGGCGGAGAACTTCGCGCGCACCGGCCTCACCCCTTCGACGCGATGCGCCGCGTCACCGCGAAGTTGACCATCGCCACCACGAGGATGAGCAGGAACAGCACCCACGCGATGGCCGACGAGTAGCCCGCGTCGAACAACCGGAAGCCCTTCTCGTACAGGTACATCACCAGGGTCTGGAACTGCCGGTCGTCGCCGCCGGTGCCGGTGGCCGTGCCACCCGGGTCGAACAGCTGCGGCTCGACGAACAGCTGCATGCCGCCGATGGTGGACACGATGACGGTGAACAGGAGCGTCGGCCGGATGCTCGGCACGGTGATCGACCAGAACACCCGCCACCGGGACGCGCCGTCGAGCATCGCCGACTCGTACATGTCCTTGGGCACGGACTGCATGGCGGCCAGGTAGATGAGCGCGTTGTAGCCGACCCACCGCCACATCACCATCGAGCTGATGGCCAGGTGCGAGGCCCACGTCTCGGCGCGCCAGTCCACCGGGTCGACGCCGACCAGGCCGAGGAGCGAGTTGACGATGCCGAAGTCCCGGCCGTAGAGCTGGGCGAACACCAGTGCCACGGCGGCGACCGAGATGACGTTGGGCAGCAGCACACCGGCCCGCCAGAACGCCCGGCCGCGCAGGCCTCGGTCGAGCAGGGCGGCCAGGCCGAGCGCGGCGAACAGCTGGGGCACGGTCGAGAGCAGGAACAGGCTGACCGTGTTGCCCAGCGCGTTCCAGAAGTTGCCGTCGGAGAGCAGCTCGGCGTAGTTGGCGAGGCCGGTGAAGCCCTGGTCGCCGTCGATGAGCTGCCAGTCGTGCAGGGAGACCCAGGCGGTGTAGAGCAGCGGGTACAGGCCGAAGACGCCGAACACCAGGAAGAACGGCGCGATGATCAGGTACGGCGTGTACTTGCCGTCCCACCGGGTGAGCTTGTCCCGCCACGACAGGCGCACGGGCGGCGGGACGGGCGTCGTGCCCCGTCCCGCCGCCGTCCGTTCGGGCGCGACCGTCACTTGGCGGACGCCGCCTTCGCCTCGTTCACGGCCTGCTCCCACGCCTCCGCACCGGACTGCTTGCCGGTCTCCACGCGGGAGAGCGCGTTGTTGAACATCGGCGTGACCACGGAGTCCTTGGTGCCGCGGTAGGTCGG
This region of Saccharothrix longispora genomic DNA includes:
- a CDS encoding DM13 domain-containing protein, encoding MSKRVVVTVVAGVVVVGLVVGVALFQPWRLWTDRTADEALLVPVATAPATSAASTTSASTTSASTASAPTTTTPAGPVALASGPFRSLEHATTGSATLVRLPGGGHAVQFESLDTSDGPDLYVYLSDKPSDSPESAFGSGFTNLGKLRANRGDQVYEVPAGTALDAVRSVVIWCERFSAGFAVAPLEQS
- a CDS encoding GH1 family beta-glucosidase; its protein translation is MTTTDPATEVDLLRFPPDFLWGAATAAFQIEGATTEDGRGPSIWDTFAARPGAVLGGDTGDPACDHYRRYASDVELVAGLGLGAYRFSVAWPRVQPTGAGRVEPRGLDFYDRLVDELLGRGVRPVATLYHWDLPQALEDAGGWRSRDTSYRFADYAAFVHERLADRVQLWTTLNEPWCSAFLGYADGVHAPGVVDPKGALEAAHHLLLGHGLAVEAMRAQAPADHRLSIVLNFCSVTPDSDPEAARRVDGLQNRLFLDPLAGRGYPEDVLADTAWLGDWSAVVREGDLDVIAAPIDWMGVNYYSPTRVALSDDPAFVPGGPHPGLRGVEFLPARGEVTGFGWEVDASSFTALLERLGRDVDVPLVVTENGSAFPDEVVDGEVDDVERTRYLVDHLRAVHRAVQAGVDVRGYFAWSLLDNFEWAAGYSQRFGIVHVDYATQVRTVKRSGRTLARVVGANAVPATGYDVA
- a CDS encoding LacI family DNA-binding transcriptional regulator encodes the protein MSVQSHSARPTLEDVAAKAGVSRATASRVLNASPRVSPEAHEAVTAAVVELGYQPNHAARALVTRRTGAVAVVFSEPEPKIFDDPHFAWLIRSAARALADADVQMVLMLVHSPQDQARAERFLAGGHVDGALMFVPHKGDQILQATRKLPLPAVFAGRPWGSLRGLHLVDHDNEGGGLLATEHLISMGREKIVSVTGPLDEHSAMDRLAGWRLAVGADDETTELMTEDGGFSREGGKRAMQALLARVPDLDAAFIASDHMAAGALDALREAGRRVPEDVAVVGFDDHPMIAPHTTPSLTSVRQDTTAQVRHMVTHLLRLLREEPVKARREVLPTTLVKRESAP
- a CDS encoding GNAT family N-acetyltransferase — its product is MEPTPKTWRLRVELDDSPGALARITTRLADRDCNVLALSVIPVPGGVLDELVVRGGDPDLLPADLVAAVRAEGGRCVGITRADVRDLVDAPTAALRAAGHAVRDPGTLCEALRAVLAADSVVAVPDSGVEDPGENCARLVARDGTVVVARRGWAPFTQVELARARALLDLLAGGGVVAPQPTALVTADGMAVVLRPGRTGDEDAVAALHARCSMGTLFNRYHAGVRTVPRRWLHRLLSPPRGTTVVAHCADRVIALGQLIPMSTPDSAEVSLLVEDAWQGRGVGTALLGALARTARAAGYAELVGWCLPAETGLVRTAARAGLVASTRREDGLHRVSISATGVGIARPSVRESASQQIASG
- a CDS encoding AraC family transcriptional regulator — encoded protein: MLTRTIAIHYVTAALRGAVRRGHDPAEFLGPAGIGEALLGDERARVTPEQYSTLVRALWDVLGDEFMGLGPRPSKRGTFATMCLLAVHCPSLDDALRRGLAFYGLFDVRPAMALGERDGAAAFTLAAQDVDDPDRFLVESLLVLWHRFSSWLIGRRIPLRGVDLAYPEPPHGAEYHLIFGAPLRFGAPTTTLTFDTRFLRMPVVQDEAALRRFLRNSPAELLSRRDYGADASGQVRRMLGGGVVGLDNVAARLGVSAPTLRRRLTAEGTSFREVREQLLRDQAVASLVRGGESVEELALRLGFSEASAFHRAFKRWTGASPGAYRGGAG
- a CDS encoding phosphodiester glycosidase family protein is translated as MTPRPRSASVAASLAAALLLPLPDAHAAPPAPPVPVASAPTSPVSTSPVSTSPVSTRAESAPDLLEPPVGRALAVDPARRIETARSTRPVAPGVTLDSFDWYEPGDVGGWVRGDALTVDLTAGTRVDYLHPGAVSAAEPLSAQADRTRAVAAVNGDFFDIDNSDAPRGVGVQGGRTVKSPDADHRRAAGVDAAGVGRVMEVLFDGRVTRADGTTIRLDQLNNLLVRNGGIGVFDPLWGSYSRARAVRGATGVTEVVVRGGVVAELRDRAGDDPVPPDGFVLVGREAGADVLKTLEVGERVALEHTAKAADGTALRAAVGGNQLLVENGVVVAPDDPLNPRTAVGFDAAGERMFLLTVDGRQSAYLPGLSLRDVASVLKEMGAHNALNLDGGGSSTLLARRPGAESVSVENSPSDGGERPVPNGLALYAPEGSGELTGFRVGTALDPRDAPGDGTVPGGRPDRVFPGLTRPLVAEGYDETYGPARDERHEWRTTRPDVGRVGGDGVFRASRPGTTTAVARRGGVSGEVALTVLGPLAGLSATTARLSLPDVGATGEVGVVGRDGDGFTAPVEPADLVLEHDPAVVRVVPRDGRLAVTALAPGATTVVARVGAHEVRVPVTVGLEERLVAGFDDGASWTFGSARGSGRVEPAAGRTGPGLRMTYDFTRSTGTRTAYAVPPAPIEVPGQPLALGAWVHGHGRGEWTAFTVTDASGQSRSLYGPHITWTGWRYLEVPVPAALAFPLRVNRFYTIETSADRQYTGEVLVDDIVAKVPPSVELPVTEPVEDRVVVADGTVADRPWRFAVLSDAQFVARDPDSALVRAARRTLREVKAQRPDFLVIAGDFVDEASPEDLALARRVLTEELGDELPWYYAPGNHEIMGPGTIENFRREFGATHRVFDHRGTRFVLLDSSTGTLRGGGFEQAVLLREALRDHSAVGSVVVVQHHPPRDPTPTRGSQLSDRLEADLVEDWLADFRRTTGKGAAFVGGHVGLFHASRVDGVPYLVNGNSGKAPAGDAGRGGFTGWTMLGVGARHPGDDWIAAEVRPHVDALTLTAPPAVRVGTSVPVTATVTQGSRQVPVDHPVSADWSGSPNLHVGPPTGLRPWHAAHLDPRTGTLTALRPAGVTVTVTVNGTTRHTTVNVS